In the genome of Methanobrevibacter boviskoreani JH1, one region contains:
- the mtnA gene encoding S-methyl-5-thioribose-1-phosphate isomerase, with amino-acid sequence MKTLEWENNKLKLIDQRKLPDELEYVYCSNYQEVIAAIKNMTVRGAPAIGVSAAFGMALADIGGVDLNKAADEIKAARPTAKNLFWAVDRVLDSENPLQEALKIYDEDMKINRAIGKYGREIIDDGDTILTHCNAGALACVDYGTALGVIRAANDEGKNINVICDETRPRGQGARLSVWEMQQENIPVKLICDVASGYLMSQGMIDKVVIGADRVAKGGIVNKIGSFMVALAAKRFDIPFYVAAPYSTFDMDININDTVIEERDPDEVIHYGSCRICPKGTEVINPAFDIVPNDLITGIITEKGIIDPL; translated from the coding sequence ATGAAAACTTTAGAATGGGAAAATAATAAATTAAAATTGATTGACCAGAGGAAATTACCTGATGAACTAGAATATGTTTATTGTAGTAATTATCAGGAGGTTATTGCTGCTATTAAAAATATGACCGTTAGAGGTGCACCTGCTATCGGTGTATCTGCGGCATTTGGAATGGCATTGGCTGATATTGGTGGTGTTGATTTAAACAAAGCTGCTGATGAAATTAAAGCTGCACGTCCAACGGCTAAAAATTTATTTTGGGCTGTAGATAGAGTTCTTGATAGTGAAAATCCTTTACAGGAAGCCCTTAAAATCTATGATGAGGATATGAAAATTAACAGGGCCATTGGTAAATATGGCCGTGAAATTATTGACGATGGTGATACAATATTAACACATTGTAATGCTGGAGCATTGGCATGTGTAGATTATGGTACTGCATTAGGTGTTATAAGGGCTGCAAATGATGAGGGTAAAAACATTAACGTAATCTGTGATGAGACACGTCCCCGTGGTCAAGGTGCAAGGTTAAGTGTGTGGGAAATGCAACAGGAAAATATTCCTGTAAAACTTATTTGTGATGTTGCAAGCGGATATTTGATGAGTCAGGGGATGATTGATAAGGTTGTTATTGGTGCAGATAGAGTTGCAAAAGGAGGAATCGTAAATAAAATTGGTTCTTTTATGGTTGCTTTAGCTGCCAAAAGATTTGATATTCCATTTTATGTAGCTGCCCCATATTCTACATTTGATATGGATATCAATATTAATGATACAGTTATTGAAGAAAGAGATCCTGATGAGGTAATTCATTATGGCTCCTGTAGAATTTGCCCTAAAGGAACAGAGGTAATTAATCCTGCATTTGATATTGTTCCCAATGATTTAATAACTGGAATAATTACTGAAAAAGGTATTATAGATCCATTATAA
- a CDS encoding class I SAM-dependent methyltransferase, protein MQSLKISLPAVDEVRKIIMDMEIMDMDHRIKPEKDYGYIGITSPVSDEEIEKMKEEVIKVKKVRKLLNGRPLEIEVVDKELELIPRYPHSVREMLQGKLTDQEITDLRNSFDIIGNIVIVEIPDNLLEHKELIGETTLKFTKRKSVYMKKSPIKGVTRVRDIEFICGVNNPVTIHKEQKIRLKLDVSKVYFSPRLTSERKRIREITDDGEKILDMFCGVGPFSIVIASRNKVDITAVDINDVAIDYLKENIRLNKLQGKIHPICGDINKVASEQLEGEKFDRLIMNLPGTAYEFLDTAFSLVAQEGIIHYYEFAHDCNEGREKLERKAAEHGMTVTIERCHKVRSTSPGMWQMVFDCRVHY, encoded by the coding sequence ATGCAATCTTTAAAAATTAGTTTACCTGCTGTAGATGAAGTACGTAAAATCATCATGGATATGGAAATTATGGATATGGACCATAGAATCAAGCCTGAGAAAGACTATGGGTATATTGGAATAACCTCCCCAGTCAGTGATGAGGAAATAGAGAAAATGAAAGAAGAGGTTATCAAGGTTAAAAAAGTGCGAAAACTTCTTAATGGAAGACCTCTTGAGATTGAAGTTGTGGACAAAGAGTTAGAACTTATTCCCAGATATCCCCATAGTGTTAGAGAAATGCTTCAAGGTAAATTAACAGATCAGGAGATTACAGATTTAAGAAACTCCTTTGATATCATAGGCAATATTGTAATTGTTGAGATTCCGGATAATCTTTTAGAACATAAAGAGTTAATCGGTGAAACCACATTAAAATTCACTAAACGTAAATCTGTTTATATGAAAAAAAGCCCCATTAAAGGAGTAACACGGGTCAGGGATATTGAATTTATTTGTGGAGTTAATAATCCGGTAACCATTCATAAAGAACAGAAGATACGCTTAAAACTAGATGTTAGTAAAGTATACTTTTCTCCACGCCTTACAAGTGAAAGGAAAAGAATTAGAGAGATTACTGATGATGGAGAAAAAATATTAGACATGTTCTGTGGTGTTGGTCCATTTTCAATAGTTATCGCAAGTAGAAACAAAGTTGACATAACTGCAGTAGACATCAATGATGTTGCAATAGATTACCTTAAAGAAAATATCAGGTTAAATAAATTACAGGGAAAAATACATCCCATATGCGGAGACATTAATAAAGTTGCATCCGAACAATTAGAAGGTGAAAAATTTGACAGGTTAATAATGAACCTACCTGGAACTGCATATGAATTCTTGGATACCGCTTTTTCACTTGTTGCACAGGAAGGAATTATTCATTACTATGAATTTGCACATGACTGTAATGAAGGCCGTGAAAAATTAGAAAGAAAAGCTGCAGAACATGGTATGACTGTAACAATTGAAAGATGCCATAAGGTACGTTCCACAAGTCCGGGAATGTGGCAGATGGTATTTGATTGTAGAGTACATTATTAA
- the dph5 gene encoding diphthine synthase produces the protein MFYLIGLGLFDINDMSIKALNALKEVDVIYAEFFTSKLIGSTLEAIEDKIGSKIHILNRSEVEEDSPFILEAKNKDVALITGGDPLIATTHSDFLVQCARKGIDYRVIHGSSILSSAPAISGLQGYKFGKVTTIPFPDHNFFPKSPYMAIKENMDMELHTLVLLDIQAHKDRYMSINQGLEYLMKVKDTLPEEEQVINEDTLAVGIARVGSDEGIVKAGKISELIDYDFGSPLHCIVIPSKLHIVEAEYLVYVAGADKSILEKC, from the coding sequence ATGTTTTATTTGATTGGATTAGGATTATTTGATATAAATGATATGTCAATTAAAGCATTAAATGCTTTAAAAGAAGTGGATGTAATTTATGCGGAATTTTTTACCTCAAAATTAATAGGTTCTACTTTAGAGGCTATTGAAGATAAAATCGGTTCTAAGATTCATATATTAAATAGATCTGAAGTTGAAGAGGATAGTCCGTTTATACTTGAAGCTAAAAACAAAGATGTTGCGCTTATTACTGGTGGTGATCCGCTGATTGCCACAACACACTCTGACTTTTTAGTTCAATGTGCTAGAAAAGGTATCGATTATAGGGTAATTCATGGTTCTTCTATCTTATCCTCAGCTCCTGCAATAAGTGGTCTTCAGGGATATAAATTTGGAAAGGTTACAACAATTCCATTTCCGGATCATAATTTCTTCCCTAAATCACCATATATGGCTATTAAGGAAAATATGGATATGGAACTACACACCTTAGTGCTTCTTGATATTCAGGCTCATAAAGATAGATATATGAGTATTAATCAAGGTCTCGAATATTTAATGAAGGTTAAAGACACTTTACCGGAAGAAGAACAGGTTATCAATGAGGATACATTAGCCGTTGGTATTGCAAGGGTTGGATCTGATGAGGGTATTGTCAAGGCAGGTAAAATATCAGAATTGATTGATTATGATTTTGGAAGCCCTCTTCATTGTATTGTTATACCATCTAAGTTACATATTGTAGAAGCAGAATATCTTGTTTATGTTGCAGGTGCAGATAAAAGTATTTTGGAAAAATGTTAA
- the rbr gene encoding rubrerythrin, whose protein sequence is MPELKGSKTEKNLEYAFAGESQARNKYTYFASKAKKDGYVQISKIFEETAGNEKEHAKIWFKILEGGDIKSTEENLVAAAAGEHEEWTEMYKNFAEEAKEEGFDEIAFLFEKVAAIEKEHEERYNTLLKNVRDGSVFKKEEDIVWICSNCGHVFIGPEPPEKCPVCAHPQAYFHEKAENYQ, encoded by the coding sequence ATGCCTGAATTAAAAGGTAGTAAAACTGAGAAAAATTTAGAATATGCATTTGCAGGTGAATCTCAAGCAAGGAATAAATACACTTACTTTGCAAGTAAAGCTAAAAAGGATGGATATGTACAAATTTCTAAAATCTTTGAGGAAACTGCAGGTAATGAAAAAGAACATGCTAAAATTTGGTTTAAAATATTAGAAGGCGGAGACATTAAAAGTACCGAAGAAAATCTCGTAGCAGCTGCTGCAGGTGAACATGAAGAATGGACTGAAATGTATAAAAACTTCGCAGAGGAAGCTAAAGAAGAAGGCTTTGATGAAATTGCATTTTTATTTGAAAAAGTTGCAGCAATTGAAAAAGAACATGAGGAAAGATACAATACCCTACTTAAAAATGTAAGAGATGGATCTGTATTTAAAAAAGAAGAAGATATTGTATGGATTTGTTCTAACTGTGGACATGTATTTATTGGACCTGAACCACCTGAAAAATGTCCTGTATGTGCTCATCCACAAGCTTACTTCCATGAAAAAGCAGAAAATTATCAATAG
- a CDS encoding flippase codes for MSDNESKIAKGSFIMLIGTFIFRIGGFLYRFILTWLLTAADYGILGLTLPFQNFLNITASGGLPSAIAKYVAEYSALDNEQMQQQVIRTSFKIIIVMAAIGATIMYLIAEPIAIGWWHKPAALLPLQLVAVITPFSVIVGLYRGVFQGYYQMTDILITKAFEQLGMICFAVIFVLIGWRVSGAVLGTVLGFLFASLSAIWLFKRDVTSKFKTGRKKISRSEERDIIVMLLKFSIPVVITGLAEVLLYDIGTLFIGAYLTSNYAGYYTNASAIARLPLIVSMSVATSALPAASEAFSLNNHELLTRYIHQSYRYVILIVLPLCVGTAVFASPILGLLFGHEYTLGTVALQILVMGMLCFAVYTISASITQGLGKPIIPMISLILGVIIQTIFSYLLVPLFNINGAALATSISTAFIMVVCIIYTHKVSGVKFRTMAFLKILAASLIMGAACMLVPKTYWGIFVGLVVGVIVYIFALVLVKGLQKDDLKLIYKTAEKTGPMKGYLNNLADRLQKYAVDN; via the coding sequence ATGTCAGATAATGAATCTAAAATTGCAAAGGGTAGTTTTATCATGCTTATTGGTACTTTTATCTTCCGTATTGGGGGATTTTTGTACCGTTTTATATTAACATGGTTACTAACTGCTGCTGATTATGGTATATTGGGACTTACATTGCCTTTCCAAAATTTCTTAAATATCACTGCTTCCGGAGGGCTTCCTTCAGCAATAGCTAAATATGTTGCAGAATATTCTGCTTTGGATAATGAACAGATGCAACAACAGGTCATTCGAACGTCATTTAAAATAATAATTGTCATGGCGGCTATTGGAGCCACTATTATGTATCTTATTGCAGAGCCTATTGCTATAGGCTGGTGGCATAAGCCTGCTGCACTTTTACCATTACAATTAGTTGCTGTAATCACTCCTTTTAGTGTAATTGTAGGACTGTATCGGGGAGTATTTCAGGGATATTATCAAATGACTGATATTCTTATTACAAAGGCATTTGAACAGCTGGGTATGATTTGTTTTGCTGTAATATTTGTATTGATTGGTTGGAGAGTTTCTGGTGCTGTTTTAGGTACAGTTTTAGGATTTTTATTCGCATCTCTTTCTGCAATATGGTTATTTAAAAGGGATGTTACTTCTAAGTTTAAAACAGGCCGTAAGAAAATCTCAAGATCTGAAGAGCGGGATATTATTGTAATGCTTTTAAAATTCTCAATTCCCGTTGTTATAACTGGTCTTGCAGAAGTATTGTTATATGATATTGGTACCTTATTTATTGGTGCTTACTTAACAAGTAATTATGCAGGTTATTACACTAATGCAAGTGCAATAGCTAGATTGCCTTTAATTGTATCTATGTCTGTTGCAACATCTGCACTTCCTGCAGCTTCAGAGGCATTTTCATTAAATAATCATGAATTACTTACAAGATACATTCATCAATCTTATAGATATGTAATACTTATTGTATTGCCGTTATGTGTAGGTACAGCTGTGTTTGCTAGTCCTATTTTAGGTCTTTTATTTGGACATGAATACACTTTAGGTACCGTTGCATTACAAATACTTGTAATGGGCATGTTATGTTTCGCTGTTTATACTATATCTGCAAGTATAACTCAGGGTCTTGGAAAACCAATTATTCCTATGATATCTTTAATATTAGGGGTTATTATCCAAACTATCTTCAGTTATTTACTCGTTCCATTATTCAATATTAATGGTGCAGCTTTAGCAACTTCCATAAGTACTGCATTTATTATGGTTGTATGTATTATCTATACCCATAAAGTATCTGGCGTTAAGTTTAGAACTATGGCGTTTTTAAAAATATTGGCTGCCTCATTAATTATGGGGGCAGCATGTATGTTGGTTCCTAAAACTTATTGGGGTATTTTTGTAGGTTTGGTTGTTGGAGTAATTGTTTATATTTTTGCTCTGGTACTGGTTAAAGGATTACAAAAAGATGATTTAAAATTAATATATAAAACTGCAGAAAAAACAGGACCTATGAAAGGATATTTAAACAATTTGGCTGATAGATTGCAGAAATATGCTGTAGATAATTAA